A window of Gossypium raimondii isolate GPD5lz chromosome 7, ASM2569854v1, whole genome shotgun sequence genomic DNA:
TTTCCCCATCATCTCTGTTTTACTTCAACTGGATTGAGATTATTGGTTTTGGTTATGTTTTAATATGATGTTTGACTTTTTAAAGGTcaaacttttatataatatattttcaaattttaatatccacaataaatttctttttttttaaagttaaaaaaattaaaatgtcactGATTTAGTGAGACAGAAAAACTAAATTCGAATATCTAAAATCATATTCTCATTCtcatgtcttcatatgttgagaCAAAGTTActtgaagaaaacaaagaagcaACTTAGGTTTTAGGAAATTTCATATACTGGACACCGAGTGTTAGGCTTGTGTATATTGTataaacataaacacaaaagtAAATAATCGTATTAGAGCCTGCCATGTCCAGATTTACGTGGTTTTAAAATAATGCAGGTGGGAGAAGTTGGAGAGCTGTCAGAGATATTCCAATGGAAAGGGGAAGTTGGGAAAGGACTGCCTAACTGGAGTGCTGATGAGAAAGAACACTTGGAAGATGAGCTCTCCGATGTTTTGCTTTATCTTGTTCGTTTAGCTGATGTTTGTGGGCTTGATCTTGGCCAAGCCGCTTTAACTAAGATAATCAAGAATGCTCGCAAATACCCAGTTGTTGTGatgaatcaaaaatcaaaatctactTACAACTAAGGATCAACCCTCCTCTTCCTGGTTTTTGCTGTAATATTGGAGTTCTCTTTTTTATGAAGCTTGCAAACTTTTTGGATCAGGTTTTATTCCAGTTCTTGTAATTGCCGAAAATggatatattttcttatatttgaaGAGTTTacctttatatttatttttattagatatGTTTTAGACATATATACCTTATTTAAATTCAACCACAAATTGACCCTGgcaaacaataaaatagattaCCCAAGTCCATCTagaactaatttaaatataaattgaaaagaatttaataataattaagaatgGCAACTAGCGCGGTTAGAGGTGGATATTGCTAAATTCATCACCTCCATAACTTATACAGTTTATTCTACCATCCACCTTGCTCTATTATGGACAGATAACTAAAAAGGGTAAACTAAAAAATGGTCACTAATTTCTTGTGATATTTTTTTTGCCATtgaactatgaaaagttacattTTGATCACTAATGTTAATGCTATCAACTTATACCTTGATGGTCTTATACGACACTTAAAACCATTCATGAGATTCCTATTACAAAGTGAGGGCATTATGGGGTCATTTAGAGGCTTTTTAGGACttaaaaattgcattttctTGGAGCAAGTTAAGAATCGAGACTTGAGCCCATTACTATAGATTTTTAGGTTCGAAGTTTACAAGTATCGATACAAGGACCCCAAGTATCTAGACTTTGATGGAGGGGAACCAAAAACAAGCCTAAAACAGCTCAAAATCATGCTTAAACATCTATTATCTTTCCCAGACATTCTCAATCATTTTCCAATCTTAAAATACaccaaaatatcatccaaaACATCACATGTTCACTTATTATAATTAGCCACAATGTCCTCAAACATTTCCACTTAAATTCAATACTTCAATGGACCTAAAACACTATCTTCCACTTTCATACCAATTTtatacctatatacatgccactttaATTCCATAATTTAACTTCACAATTCATAATCCATACCTTATTGAAGATGAGATATGATTCGTCAAGCCttacattgtaacacccctaacccgtatccatctccagaatagggttatagagcattaccggagtttacaaattaatttacagacatttcatttcatcaagcattcatatttaaaataaatcaaaatcaaaacattaatgagctaacgttggccaatttaactcatacatgtcattataaccagaatcaaaacatccaaaattaccgatagaattaatggatagtgtgataaacattcatacatccattcaatgcattattcccttttatcaaatatatcaatgtttcatcaattttcatacaatgaacattcaaatcatattcacatcaataacatacatttcaagcatttaagaatataattcaagttacacaaacttactagactaaattgcgaaataccaaaaattcgtggatattttggtaattttctattttcctcaatttccacccaatcatgatctaaataaatattttattcaatttattaatttaaataataaaacaattaatttcaagcaatttggtcactttttgatatttttaccaatttacccttaaattattacttttattcaatttagtccttgaacctaaaacatgcaaattggccattttaatgaaaactcatgctagttgaataatcatttattttcctcctcctctccattccacatccttaatgtataatatgcttatatgtagcattatctataattccatcatttatttatatattaattcaaagttgtccacttgagtcatagtcactaaattatttatatcttgagctacggaactccgaattaagatccactaaattcctatgaaactagactcacatatcttcttaccataaaattttcagaatttttgatttagccaataagtacagtttattctttaaagttcccctgTTTTACTATTTGACAGTttcgacccctcttcactaaaaattaattatctctttgtaaaaaatttggatgatgtttatgtttgtttctattgaaaatatactcattcaggattttaaacatataaatttaaacctctaattatttttattcaatttttttataatgtttcaaagtcgaataggggaacccgaattcattctgaccttgtctcacaaaatttattatatctcatgatttacaattcaattacttacaccgtttcttctaatAAAAACTAGagttaata
This region includes:
- the LOC105788325 gene encoding uncharacterized protein LOC105788325; protein product: MRNQRGEMENSYDSIGSKSKDVSLKDLSIRLAEFAQVRGWDEYHSPRNLLLALVGEVGELSEIFQWKGEVGKGLPNWSADEKEHLEDELSDVLLYLVRLADVCGLDLGQAALTKIIKNARKYPVVVMNQKSKSTYN